A stretch of DNA from Aliarcobacter thereius LMG 24486:
TTTATCTGTTCTAAATTTGCTGGTTTTCCTTCAAAAGCTCCATTTAAATCAACTATATGAACCCATTTACTTCCAAGTTCTTCAAATCTTTTTGCTACCATCCAAGGTTCATCAGAATAGATTTTTGCACTATCCATAAGCCCTTTACTCAATCTTACAGCTTTCCCATCTTTTAGATCTATTGCTGGTAAAATATCCATATTTTCTCCTTAATTAAACTATAAATTTATAAAATTTTCTAAAATTTTTAAACCATTTTTATGTGATTTTTCTGGATGTGCTTGAAAACCAAAAATATTCTCTTTATTTACAGCACTTGTAAAACTATATCCATAATTTGTCTTTGAAATACTATAATCATCTTTTGTAACAACATGGAAAGAGTGAACAAAATATAAGTAAGGATTTTCTAAATCTTTAAATAAAGGGTTGTTTTTATTTATTGCTTTATTCCATCCCATATGAGGAACTTTTAAATTATTCATTTTAGTTTTATCAAATTGAATAACTTTACCTTCAATCAAAGCTAAGCCATTTGTATTTCCAAACTCTTCACTACTTTCAAACAAGAGTTGCATTCCAAGACAAATTCCAAGAAGAGGTTTTTTACTATTTGCAAATTTTATAATCTCTTCTTTTAAACCACTTTTTTCTAAATGCTCAATGGCATCTTTAAAAGCTCCAACTCCTGGAAGAATGAGTTTATCAAATTGTTGTATTTCATCTGGATTTTTTACTATTTTTAAATCATTTGTAAATTTTGAACAAGCATTATAAACACTTGCTAGATTGCCCATATTGTAGTCAATTATTCCTAACATTAACTTCCTTTTAAAGATATAAGTATATCCTATATGATATTTGATTTAGT
This window harbors:
- the hisH gene encoding imidazole glycerol phosphate synthase subunit HisH encodes the protein MLGIIDYNMGNLASVYNACSKFTNDLKIVKNPDEIQQFDKLILPGVGAFKDAIEHLEKSGLKEEIIKFANSKKPLLGICLGMQLLFESSEEFGNTNGLALIEGKVIQFDKTKMNNLKVPHMGWNKAINKNNPLFKDLENPYLYFVHSFHVVTKDDYSISKTNYGYSFTSAVNKENIFGFQAHPEKSHKNGLKILENFINL